From Caretta caretta isolate rCarCar2 chromosome 3, rCarCar1.hap1, whole genome shotgun sequence, a single genomic window includes:
- the TDRD6 gene encoding tudor domain-containing protein 6 — MCSVQGIPSPGTTVSLRVSFVDVHPEVPLVRLWGLLGERREEYARLHQDIQAKAGPRLVGAPGAIWPAAGAGLCPGDLCLVELGDHWHRCRVVSRQGQHCRVFLLDEGRTVTTGAYYLARGGDEFFHLPSEVLGCVLADLVPLGAGAAGAGGGEQPAASWTAGALEFLGYLQAKQVSGLVREVLMPQRLVLLELPWLLAQMHHLGLAKQVTPSCFRALLKRCLAAPRLLGQPKPEPPGPTSATQYPVATAPQPGPDALDFFYPRLQLGVTEPVLVTQISDPHRVYCQLQSLSQEIQRLSDSLHQMYETAVRWEQDPLPKPGSPCAARGVDGRWYRALLLEIFPGEQSRLVAQVICVDYGRKEFVTGANLRRLPVECFRMPVVTYPCALQGISDGGCGWSRSQLSGLKALLLGKAVSARIEAYSPFEHLYYVNLYGEKGLNLNCLYGVQTRCLAHSLLQGGQGAQEQPKEEDADPPKEPGPPLPDRLLATAAQRDPAAAHLPGVRLKVGVFYDAQVSFVRDPSEFWLRLKEHLLPFSQLMRSMSDFYSPAQKLDGIVLEPQPRSLCCAKWKENAYYRAIITRVLRNGVEVHLVDRGNREILDWYKVKELLPQFRELPAVALKCCLADVSPLGEAWSKESVAHFKRTVQSKELVIQVLATQGDKHVIEVLDQSQTGEKNISKILSQGGYAKFQGAEIPEALQKLSAQSPGQDPKEPAGEGELVSSTARRSGMRSKTIRDNIALNPSVPLTVKDQPTAETCHLSSDSAPDEKKVKGNLNLPSSLTQYYLEIKPGSPYEGQLEVGSTVQVVISYVESPGYFWCQLSSNKQELKTLMAEIQDYCKTSTQPHHWASPVCLAKYSEDEKWYRALIISGEYSTEQVEVIYVDYGNKELVSVKNLCSINANFLKLKAQAFRCSLYNLIQPNGQDPFIWDEKAILAFQEFVDETADHLELKCTIFALAAINNKELFNVVDLITPFQSVCHFLTEKGLARPVPPQKPLASSVQLHSYYYSTHDIKIGSEEEIYVTHVDNPWKFYCQLARSANVLEQLTNNIGRLSKVMHSLKMSQNPGNLYLARYTDNHLYRGVVLKTKPNKEVFFVDFGNIQVVKKEDLIPIPSDAYDILLLPMQAIKCSLSDISNIPKEATTWFETAVLDKPLKMVVVAKESDGKLIVELYDGNIQINAKMKEGLSLPRNRESNKYVGNETLHSKNINAKEERNENMKLSATYMRESENRTWRSEIQGEECNTKTNFVCKDVKHFEPAARRELSTKFLGTVERFNTNKDFPSTSTPLVGKKVGENKSLPFIKKEIKSDIVKPDTLKTRNQGENSTLFPLKSICDLPPRNLVPGLKTLVYISHVNNPSDFYIQLASDEPQLNNISEGLNNKTGTDSLSQQQLQVGDLICAVFSEDGLWYRAVVKQKLSDERISVQYIDYGNTSVVNVCETNRLLEKYSSIPMMSIHSSLAGVQSKQLTNWTHEAVSYFSERTSEVQINCEFVEKLKDRWEIVLYDEQGMIAVDLINETFATREESQSTEAPDRRESGADVANQCEPLPFDEKNKASSITDTKSFFWKTPGVAQTVQTYVTVVKGPEYFWCQMADPENINYLEKKLQETGELEISSVDDFRSSIRSGDICISKYSEDGKLYRAKVSSIKGNNLTVRHVDYGSEELVGREMIRQIPDQLLTIPMQAFPCCLSGFNSPESSWSNEAKDKFYDMTAEYLLEVTIMEIQKDRSSEIPLSVVKLECNGKNINEEMKCFWKHNTDTTLANIQNTFSEKNEGPGTDNTDAVCLEKAAASTGDAEQENSALQDALLCAEPFHLTDNGCLNTAEIEEKVSLKTADEHQTNFEILNKVENPLLEKESDSKTKVYAEPKTSESQLLTNSGAKDLVLEPFEAQFLEDDELKAEMLELSLGVQSFLGEERKELLELPSAEVQPSLGENEKLLEMEQLQTHSSLDELKKLLLELESLEGLESLEGHPFLGDKTKEEVLEVESLKMQTSLTDETKEKLSEVESLQIQLLDDETGELMKLKSLEVSPSFSNRENWLEMESSLEIQPVCGDERGKLFELIPCEVQISLGEETKESVDWDLDLLEVHQMKAVPTELEVESSLVKTLLRNGARKELEPEMHKIQSLLGAERKEELELVQSEVQASLGDETRKDLLELESSLLELSADKFSFPKTDFKKQVSTCPVELCDVGQADSRGEKCKKWLTLQEKSCAEPMKPDLHEVFREYKNTLVSGESLRHKPSDEEEIEIRGKQDVTLAGHDAEQSEHACNLEGFAVGSKCMVWTCLKWCEARILEISDEGTRVLNLSNGNEEIVNPENVWNGIPEVTKSPSEAEFHVTDNLHSLSAEGSVLKEKKASCGTDVMVDPYMLSSSPENATE, encoded by the exons ATGTGCTCCGTGCAGGGGATCCCCAGTCCCGGCACCACCGTCAGCCTGAGGGTCTCCTTCGTGGATGTCCACCCGGAGGTGCCGCTGGTGCGGCTGTGGGGCCTGCTGGGCGAGCGCCGGGAGGAGTATGCCCGCCTGCACCAGGACATCCAGGCTAAGGCCGGTCCGCGCCTGGTCGGCGCCCCGGGAGCCATCTGGCCGGCGGCGGGGGCCGGGCTGTGCCCGGGGGATCTGTGCCTGGTGGAACTGGGGGATCATTGGCACCGCTGCCGGGTCGTGAGCCGCCAGGGCCAGCACTGCCGAGTCTTCCTGCTGGACGAGGGTCGCACGGTGACGACCGGCGCCTACTACCTGGCTCGGGGCGGGGACGAATTCTTCCACCTGCCCTCCGAGGTGCTGGGCTGCGTGCTGGCCGACCTGGTGCCGCTGGGAGCCGGGGCGGCCGGGGCGGGCGGCGGGGAGCAGCCGGCCGCCAGCTGGACGGCGGGCGCCCTGGAGTTCCTCGGCTACCTGCAAGCGAAGCAGGTGTCGGGGCTGGTGCGAGAGGTGCTGATGCCGCAGCGCCTGGTCCTGCTCGAGCTGCCTTGGCTGCTGGCCCAGATGCACCATTTGGGCCTGGCCAAGCAGGTCACGCCCAGCTGCTTCCGCGCCCTGCTCAAGCGCTGCCTGGCGGCGCCCCGCCTGCTCGGCCAGCCCAAGCCGGAGCCCCCTGGCCCTACTTCAGCTACGCAGTACCCTGTGGCTACCGCTCCCCAGCCGGGCCCGGACGCCCTGGATTTCTTCTACCCACGACTTCAGCTGGGGGTGACTGAGCCGGTGCTGGTGACCCAGATCTCCGACCCGCACCGCGTCTATTGCCAGCTGCAGAGCCTGTCCCAGGAGATCCAGCGCCTCTCGGACTCCTTGCACCAGATGTACGAGACGGCGGTCAGGTGGGAGCAGGATCCGCTACCCAAGCCGGGCTCTCCTTGCGCCGCACGCGGCGTAGACGGCCGCTGGTACCGCGCGCTGTTGCTGGAGATCTTCCCCGGGGAGCAGAGTCGGTTGGTGGCCCAGGTGATCTGTGTGGACTACGGCAGGAAGGAATTTGTCACCGGGGCTAACCTGCGCCGCCTGCCCGTGGAGTGTTTCCGCATGCCGGTAGTGACTTACCCGTGCGCCCTGCAGGGTATCTCGGACGGGGGCTGCGGCTGGTCCCGCTCCCAGCTCAGCGGGCTCAAGGCGCTGCTGCTGGGCAAGGCGGTGAGCGCCCGCATCGAAGCCTACAGCCCCTTCGAGCACCTCTACTACGTGAACTTGTACGGGGAGAAGGGCCTCAACCTGAACTGCCTCTATGGGGTGCAAACCCGCTGTCTGGCCCACAGCCTGCTGCAGGGCGGCCAGGGAGCGCAGGAGCAGCCGAAAGAGGAGGACGCCGACCCTCCTAAGGAGCCGGGGCCGCCGCTGCCAGACAGACTCCTTGCAACTGCGGCTCAGAGGGACCCGGCCGCTGCCCACCTACCAGGCGTGCGGCTGAAGGTGGGAGTGTTTTACGATGCCCAGGTGTCCTTCGTCCGAGACCCCTCCGAGTTCTGGCTGCGGCTGAAGGAGCACCTGCTGCCTTTCAGCCAGCTGATGCGGAGCATGAGCGACTTCTACTCCCCAGCCCAGAAGCTGGACGGCATCGTCCTGGAGCCCCAGCCGAGATCCCTGTGCTGCGCCAAGTGGAAGGAGAACGCCTACTATCGGGCCATTATCACAAGGGTGCTGCGGAATGGGGTGGAAGTGCACCTGGTAGATAGAGGCAACAGGGAGATCTTGGACTGGTATAAGGTGAAGGAGCTGCTGCCTCAATTCAGGGAGCTGCCTGCTGTAGCTCTGAAGTGCTGTTTGGCAGATGTTTCTCCCCTGGGAGAGGCATGGAGTAAAGAGTCTGTGGCTCACTTTAAAAGAACAGTGCAGAGCAAAGAGCTGGTGATCCAGGTGTTGGCTACGCAGGGTGACAAGCATGTGATTGAAGTTCTTGACCAGTCTCAAACGGGGGAGAAAAATATAAGCAAAATCTTGTCCCAAGGAGGCTATGCAAAATTCCAGGGGGCTGAGATTCCagaggctcttcagaagttatcTGCTCAGTCTCCGGGGCAGGATCCCAAAGAACCTGCTGGTGAGGGGGAGCTAGTGAGTTCAACAGCCAGGAGGAGTGGAATGCGATCCAAAACAATAAGAGACAACATAGCGCTGAATCCCTCTGTGCCTTTGACTGTCAAAGACCAGCCTACTGCAGAAACTTGCCATTTATCAAGTGACTCTGCTCCTGATGAAAAAAAAGTTAAGGGAAACCTAAATCTGCCCTCCTCTCTTACTCAGTACTACTTGGAAATAAAACCAGGATCTCCTTATGAAGGTCAGCTGGAAGTTGGTAGTACAGTTCAGGTGGTAATATCCTATGTTGAAAGTCCTGGCTACTTTTGGTGTCAGTTGAGTAGCAACAAACAAGAACTTAAGACACTAATGGCTGAAATTCAAGATTATTGCAAGACTTCAACACAGCCACATCACTGGGCAAGTCCAGTGTGTTTAGCAAAGTATTCAGAGGATGAAAAATGGTACAGAGCTTTGATTATTAGTGGAGAGTATTCTACAGAACAGGTAGAAGTGATATATGTTGACTATGGGAACAAGGAGCTGGTTTCTGTAAAGAATCTCTGCTCAATTAATGCAAATTTTCTGAAATTAAAGGCTCAGGCTTTCAGATGCAGCCTTTACAATTTAATCCAACCAAATGGTCAGGATCCTTTTATTTGGGATGAAAAAGCAATCCTAGCTTTTCAGGAGTTTGTTGATGAGACAGCAGATCATTTGGAACTGAAGTGTACAATATTTGCTCTAGCTGCCATAAACAATAAAGAGCTGTTTAATGTTGTGGACTTAATTACGCCTTTTCAGAGTGTGTGCCATTTTTTAACCGAAAAAGGGTTGGCCAGACCTGTACCACCTCAAAAACCTCTGGCATCCTCTGTTCAGCTACACTCTTATTATTATTCTACACATGACATCAAAATTGGAAGCGAAGAAGAGATTTATGTAACACATGTTGACAATCCATGGAAATTTTACTGCCAACTTGCCAGAAGCGCAAATGTTCTAGAACAGCTCACAAATAACATTGGTCGACtaagcaaagtaatgcacagtttAAAAATGTCACAAAACCCTGGAAACCTGTATCTTGCAAGGTACACTGACAATCACTTGTACAGAGGAGTAGTTTTGAAAACCAAGCCTAATAAGGAAGTCTTCTTTGTAGACTTTGGGAATATACAGGTGGTAAAGAAAGAAGACTTGATTCCTATACCCAGCGATGCATACGATATCTTGCTTTTGCCAATGCAAGCCATAAAATGTTCACTATCTGATATCTCTAATATACCAAAAGAAGCTACCACATGGTTTGAAACCGCTGTCTTGGATAAGCCTTTAAAGATGGTAGTGGTAGCAAAAGAATCTGATGGAAAGCTGATAGTTGAACTGTATGATGGCAATATTCAAATTAATGCAAAAATGAAAGAGGGTTTAAGCTTACCAAGAAATAGAGAGTCTAACAAATATGTAGGAAATGAAACTCTACATTCTAAAAACATAAATGCTAAAGAAGAGAGGAATGAAAACATGAAGTTATCAGCAACATACATGAGAGAGTCTGAGAATAGAACTTGGAGATCTGAAATCCAAGGAGAGGAGTGCAATACCAAAACCAATTTTGTATGTAAGGATGTAAAACACTTCGAACCTGCTGCAAGAAGAGAGTTGTCAACCAAATTTCTAGGAACTGTGGAAAGATTTAACACTAACAAAGATTTTCCCTCAACAAGTACTCCCTTAGTGGGTAAAAAAGTAGGTGAAAATAAATCTTTACCCTTTATAAAGAAAGAGATAAAGTCTGATATTGTTAAACCTGATACTCTTAAAACTAGAAATCAAGGAGAAAATAGTACACTCTTTCCGCTTAAAAGCATATGTGACTTGCCTCCAAGGAACTTAGTGCCTGGTCTGAAAACTTTAGTATACATTTCTCATGTAAATAACCCTTCAGATTTTTATATCCAATTAGCAAGTGATGAGCCTCAACTTAACAATATTTCAGAAGGATTAAACAATAAAACAGGAACAGATAGTCTCAGTCAACAACAGTTGCAAGTAGGAGACTTAATTTGTGCAGTTTTTTCAGAAGACGGCTTGTGGTATCGAGCTGTAGTAAAACAGAAACTATCTGATGAACGGATCAGTGTACAATATATAGATTATGGCAACACTTCAgtagttaatgtttgtgaaacaaaTAGACTGCTTGAAAAATATTCATCAATTCCAATGATGAGTATTCATTCCTCGCTGGCTGGAGTTCAGTCTAAACAGCTTACAAATTGGACACACGAAGCAGTGAGTTACTTTTCAGAAAGAACAAGTGAAGTTCAAATAAACTGTGAATTTGTAGAGAAACTCAAAGACAGATGGGAAATTGTTCTCTATGATGAGCAAGGTATGATAGCAGTGGATTTGATTAATGAAACCTTTGCAACGAGAGAAGAATCTCAGTCAACAGAAGCACCTGACAGGAGAGAGAGTGGTGCTGATGTGGCAAATCAGTGTGAACCTTTGCCTTTTGATGAGAAAAATAAAGCTTCTAGTATAACGGACACTAAATCATTCTTCTGGAAGACTCCAGGGGTAGCTCAGACTGTACAAACCTATGTCACTGTTGTAAAGGGTCCAGAATACTTTTGGTGTCAGATGGCTGATCCAGAAAATATAAACTACTTAGAAAAAAAACTACAGGAAACTGGAGAACTTGAAATAAGCAGTGTGGATGACTTCAGATCTAGTATTAGAAGTGGTGATATTTGCATATCAAAGTATAGTGAAGATGGAAAACTTTACAGAGCAAAAGTTAGCAGCATAAAAGGTAACAACCTAACTGTGAGACATGTGGATTATGGATCTGAGGAACTTGTTGGCAGAGAGATGATTAGACAAATTCCTGATCAATTGCTTACAATACCTATGCAAGCATTTCCATGCTGTCTGTCTGGATTTAATTCCCCAGAGAGTTCATGGAGTAATGAAGCAAAAGACAAGTTCTATGACATGACTGCAGAATATTTACTAGAGGTCACAATAATGGAAATACAAAAGGATAGATCTTCTGAAATTCCCTTATCTGTTGTTAAACTGGAATGTAATGGAAAAAACATTAATGAGGAGATGAAATGTTTTTGGAAGCATAACACTGACACGACTTTGGCAAACATTCAGAACACGTTCAGTGAAAAGAATGAGGGTCCAGGGACAGATAATACAGATGCTGTTTGCCTTGAAAAAGCTGCGGCTTCTACTGGAGATGCTGAGCAAGAAAATAGTGCTCTGCAGGATGCTTTACTCTGTGCAGAACCATTCCACCTGACAGACAATGGATGTCTAAATACTGCAGAAATTGAAGAAAAAGTGAGTCTCAAAACTGCTGATGAGCATCAGACCAATTTTGAAATACTTAATAAAGTAGAGAATCCTTTATTGGAAAAAGAGAGCGATAGCAAAACAAAGGTATATGCAGAACCAAAAACATCTGAATCACAGCTTCTTACCAATAGTGGAGCAAAGGACTTAGTTCTTGAGCCATTTGAAGCACAGTTCTTGGAGGATGACGAACTCAAAGCAGAGATGTTAGAATTATCACTTGGAGTACAATCTTTCCTGGGTGAAGAAAGAAAGGAGCTGTTGGAACTTCCATCAGCTGAGGTGCAGCCTTCCCTGGGTGAGAATGAGAAGCTGTTGGAAATGGAGCAGTTACAAACGCACTCCTCACTTGACGAACTGAAAAAGCTCTTACTGGAGCTAGAGTCACTTGAAGGGCTAGAGTCACTCGAAGGGCACCCTTTCTTGGGTGACAAAACAAAAGAAGAGGTGCTGGAAGTGGAGTCACTAAAAATGCAGACTTCCTTGACTgatgaaacaaaggaaaaattgtcagaagtGGAATCACTCCAAATACAGCTTTTGGATGATGAAACGGGGGAGCTAATGAAACTGAAATCCCTTGAAGTGTCACCTTCATTTAGCAATAGAGAGAATTGGTTGGAAATGGAGTCGTCACTTGAAATACAGCCTGTATGTGGTGATGAAAGAGGGAAACTATTTGAACTGATACCATGTGAGGTACAGATTTCCTTGGGTGAAGAAACAAAGGAGAGTGTGGATTGGGACTTGGACTTGCTTGAAGTTCATCAAATGAAAGCTGTACCAACTGAGTTGGAAGTGGAGTCTTCCCTAGTAAAGACTTTACTTCGTAATGGAGCCAGGAAGGAGCTGGAACCAGAGATGCACAAAATACAATCTTTGCTTGGTGCTGAAAGAAAAGAGGAATTGGAACTGGTGCAATCTGAGGTGCAGGCTTCTCTTGGTGATGAAACAAGGAAGGACCTGTTAGAGTTGGAATCATCTCTTTTAGAGCTTTCTGCAGATAAGTTTTCATTCCCCAAAACTGACTTTAAAAAGCAAGTGTCTACTTGCCCTGTAGAGCTTTGTGATGTAGGACAAGCTGACAGCAGAGGTGAAAAATGTAAGAAATGGCTAACTTTGCAAGAGAAGAGTTGTGCAGAACCAATGAAACCAGACTTGCATGAAGTGTTCAGAGAGTATAAAAATACTCTTGTGAGTGGAGAGTCCTTGAGGCATAAGCCCTCAGATGAAGAAGAAATTGAAATAAGAGGAAAGCAGGATGTAACTTTAGCTGGTCATGATGCAG AGCAAAGTGAGCATGCCTGTAATCTAGAGGGGTTTGCTGTTGGCTCCAAATGTATGGTGTGGACATGTCTGAAGTGGTGTGAGGCTCGGATTTTGGAGATATCTGATGAAGGCACCAGG GTTTTGAATCTCTCTAATGGCAATGAGGAGATAGTGAATCCTGAGAATGTTTGGAATGGTATTCCTGAAGTGACTAAGAGTCCATCTGAG gCAGAGTTCCATGTGACAGATAACTTGCACTCCTTATCAGCGGAAGGCTCAGTGTTGAAAG AAAAAAAGGCCAGCTGTGGCACAGATGTAATGGTTGATCCATATATGTTGTCCAGCAGTCCTGAAAATGCCACCGAGTAA